In Sander vitreus isolate 19-12246 chromosome 12, sanVit1, whole genome shotgun sequence, the following proteins share a genomic window:
- the LOC144526216 gene encoding dynein, cytoplasmic 1, intermediate chain 2a-like isoform X4 codes for MSDKSELKAELERKKQRIAQIREEKKRKEEEKKKKDGDSKRGVEAGSSAGHEDSDLERKRREAEALLQSVGITPDIAHVPAPMSPSNKSVGSDAGSQDSGDGNAGPRRGAVRLGMSKVTQVDFVPKEMVSYSKETQTPTTEALTHTDQKADEEEDEDTTASPTAEDTQDEKDEHGQEQEEDTPKELTEEEKLQVLHSEEFLSFFERGSRIVERALAEHVDVCFDYSGRDLEDKEGDLQAGAKLVLNRQFADERWTKNRVVTCLDWSPQYPELLVASYNNNEDAPHEPDGVALVWNLKYKKATPEYIFHCQSEVMSAGFAKFHPNLVVGGTYSGQIVLWDNRSNKRTPVQRTPLSAAAHTHPVYCVNVVGTQNANNLISISTDGKMCSWSLDMLSQPQDSLELVFKQSKAVAVTSMAFPLGDVNNFVVGSEDGSVYTACRHGSKAGITEVFEGHHGPVTGLSCHSAGGPVDFSHLFISSSFDWTVKLWSTKSTRPLYSFEDSCDYVYDAMWSPTHPALFACVDLAGRLDLWNLNNDTEVPTASVCVEGASALNRVRWAHSGKEIATGDSEGQVQVYDVGEQICVPKADEWTRFVRTLAEINENRDEAEELANV; via the exons ATGTCTGACAAGAGTGAGCTGAAGGCTGAACTGGAGAGGAAGAAGCAACGGATCGCCCAGATtcgagaggagaagaagagaaaagaagaggagaagaaaaagaaggat GGAGACTCGAAGCGTGGCGTTGAGGCGGGGTCCTCAGCTGGTCATGAAGACTCTGACctagagaggaagaggagggaggcagAGGCGCTGCTGCAGAGTGTCGGCATCACACCTGACATAGCCCACG TCCCCGCCCCCATGTCTCCCTCCAACAAATCAGTGGGCAGCGATGCAGGAAGCCAAGATTCTGGGGATGGAAACGCAGgaccaag acgtGGAGCAGTGAGGCTGGGAATGTCCAAAGTGACCCAGGTGGACTTTGTCCCAAAGGAAATGGTGTCCTACTCCAAAGAAACACAGACACCTACCACCGAGGCACTGACACACACCGATCAAAAAGCAG atgaggaagaggatgaggatACAACTGCTTCCCCAACAGCAGAGGATACCCAGGATGAGAAAGATGAACACGGTCAAGAGCAGGAGGAGG ACACTCCCAAAGAGCTGACAGAAGAAGAGAAGCTGCAGGTCCTGCACTCTGAGGAATTCCTGTCGTTTTTCGAGCGAGGCAGCAGAATTGTGGAGAGAGCTCTGGCTGAGCACGTGGACGTCTGCTTCGACTACAGCGGCAGAGATCTAGAGGATAAGGAGGG TGATTTGCAGGCAGGTGCAAAGCTGGTTCTGAACAGACAGTTTGCAGATGAGCGCTGGACTAAAAACAGAGTGGTCACCTGTCTGGACTGGTCACCTCAG TATCCAGAGCTGCTGGTGGCTTCATATAACAACAACGAGGACGCTCCCCATGAGCCTGATGGAGTGGCATTGGTCTGGAACCTGAAGTACAAGAAGGCCACACCTGAGTACATCTTCCACTGCCAG TCAGAGGTGATGTCAGCCGGGTTTGCAAAGTTCCACCCCAACCTGGTGGTGGGTGGGACGTACTCCGGACAGATTGTCTTATGGGACAACAGGAGCAACAAGCGCACCCCTGTCCAGAGAACCCCCCTGTCCGCAGCTGCACACACA CACCCAGTCTACTGCGTGAACGTGGTGGGAACCCAAAATGCTAACAACCTGATCAGCATTTCCACTGATGGCAAAATGTGCTCCTGGAGCCTGGACATGCTCTCCCAGCCACAG GACAGTCTGGAGCTGGTGTTCAAACAGAGCAAAGCGGTGGCCGTCACCTCCATGGCCTTCCCTCTGGGCGACGTGAACAACTTTGTGGTGGGGAGCGAGGACGGCTCGGTCTACACGGCCTGTCGCCACGGGAG taaagCGGGTATCACAGAGGTGTTTGAGGGCCATCACGGCCCTGTCACGGGGCTGAGCTGTCACAGCGCCGGAGGACCCGTAGACTTCTCGCATctcttcatctcctcctcctttgaCTGGACCGTCAAACTCTGGAGCACTAAG AGTACCCGTCCGTTGTACTCGTTCGAGGACAGTTGTGACTACGTCTATGATGCCATGTGGTCTCCGACACACCCTGCTCTGTTTGCTTGCGTGGACCTAGCTGGACGTCTGGACCTGTGGAACCTCAACAATGACACAGAA gtTCCCAccgcgagtgtgtgtgtggagggcgCTTCAGCACTGAACCGTGTGAGATGGGCTCACTCTGGTAAAGAGATTGCCACTGGAGACTCGGAGGGACAGGTGCAGGTCTACGACGTAGGGGAG CAAATCTGCGTGCCGAAGGCCGACGAGTGGACGCGCTTCGTCAGGACGCTGGCTGAGATCAACGAGAACCGAGATGAAGCTGAGGAACTGGCCAACGTCTGA
- the LOC144526216 gene encoding dynein, cytoplasmic 1, intermediate chain 2a-like isoform X3, whose amino-acid sequence MSDKSELKAELERKKQRIAQIREEKKRKEEEKKKKDGDSKRGVEAGSSAGHEDSDLERKRREAEALLQSVGITPDIAHAQPLRVVTEDTCLFHYLVPAPMSPSNKSVGSDAGSQDSGDGNAGPRRGAVRLGMSKVTQVDFVPKEMVSYSKETQTPTTEALTHTDQKADEEEDEDTTASPTAEDTQDEKDEHGQEQEEDTPKELTEEEKLQVLHSEEFLSFFERGSRIVERALAEHVDVCFDYSGRDLEDKEGDLQAGAKLVLNRQFADERWTKNRVVTCLDWSPQYPELLVASYNNNEDAPHEPDGVALVWNLKYKKATPEYIFHCQSEVMSAGFAKFHPNLVVGGTYSGQIVLWDNRSNKRTPVQRTPLSAAAHTHPVYCVNVVGTQNANNLISISTDGKMCSWSLDMLSQPQDSLELVFKQSKAVAVTSMAFPLGDVNNFVVGSEDGSVYTACRHGSKAGITEVFEGHHGPVTGLSCHSAGGPVDFSHLFISSSFDWTVKLWSTKSTRPLYSFEDSCDYVYDAMWSPTHPALFACVDLAGRLDLWNLNNDTEVPTASVCVEGASALNRVRWAHSGKEIATGDSEGQVQVYDVGEQICVPKADEWTRFVRTLAEINENRDEAEELANV is encoded by the exons ATGTCTGACAAGAGTGAGCTGAAGGCTGAACTGGAGAGGAAGAAGCAACGGATCGCCCAGATtcgagaggagaagaagagaaaagaagaggagaagaaaaagaaggat GGAGACTCGAAGCGTGGCGTTGAGGCGGGGTCCTCAGCTGGTCATGAAGACTCTGACctagagaggaagaggagggaggcagAGGCGCTGCTGCAGAGTGTCGGCATCACACCTGACATAGCCCACG CTCAGCCCCTGAGGGTAGTAACAGAAGATACGTGTCTGTTTCACTACCTAGTCCCCGCCCCCATGTCTCCCTCCAACAAATCAGTGGGCAGCGATGCAGGAAGCCAAGATTCTGGGGATGGAAACGCAGgaccaag acgtGGAGCAGTGAGGCTGGGAATGTCCAAAGTGACCCAGGTGGACTTTGTCCCAAAGGAAATGGTGTCCTACTCCAAAGAAACACAGACACCTACCACCGAGGCACTGACACACACCGATCAAAAAGCAG atgaggaagaggatgaggatACAACTGCTTCCCCAACAGCAGAGGATACCCAGGATGAGAAAGATGAACACGGTCAAGAGCAGGAGGAGG ACACTCCCAAAGAGCTGACAGAAGAAGAGAAGCTGCAGGTCCTGCACTCTGAGGAATTCCTGTCGTTTTTCGAGCGAGGCAGCAGAATTGTGGAGAGAGCTCTGGCTGAGCACGTGGACGTCTGCTTCGACTACAGCGGCAGAGATCTAGAGGATAAGGAGGG TGATTTGCAGGCAGGTGCAAAGCTGGTTCTGAACAGACAGTTTGCAGATGAGCGCTGGACTAAAAACAGAGTGGTCACCTGTCTGGACTGGTCACCTCAG TATCCAGAGCTGCTGGTGGCTTCATATAACAACAACGAGGACGCTCCCCATGAGCCTGATGGAGTGGCATTGGTCTGGAACCTGAAGTACAAGAAGGCCACACCTGAGTACATCTTCCACTGCCAG TCAGAGGTGATGTCAGCCGGGTTTGCAAAGTTCCACCCCAACCTGGTGGTGGGTGGGACGTACTCCGGACAGATTGTCTTATGGGACAACAGGAGCAACAAGCGCACCCCTGTCCAGAGAACCCCCCTGTCCGCAGCTGCACACACA CACCCAGTCTACTGCGTGAACGTGGTGGGAACCCAAAATGCTAACAACCTGATCAGCATTTCCACTGATGGCAAAATGTGCTCCTGGAGCCTGGACATGCTCTCCCAGCCACAG GACAGTCTGGAGCTGGTGTTCAAACAGAGCAAAGCGGTGGCCGTCACCTCCATGGCCTTCCCTCTGGGCGACGTGAACAACTTTGTGGTGGGGAGCGAGGACGGCTCGGTCTACACGGCCTGTCGCCACGGGAG taaagCGGGTATCACAGAGGTGTTTGAGGGCCATCACGGCCCTGTCACGGGGCTGAGCTGTCACAGCGCCGGAGGACCCGTAGACTTCTCGCATctcttcatctcctcctcctttgaCTGGACCGTCAAACTCTGGAGCACTAAG AGTACCCGTCCGTTGTACTCGTTCGAGGACAGTTGTGACTACGTCTATGATGCCATGTGGTCTCCGACACACCCTGCTCTGTTTGCTTGCGTGGACCTAGCTGGACGTCTGGACCTGTGGAACCTCAACAATGACACAGAA gtTCCCAccgcgagtgtgtgtgtggagggcgCTTCAGCACTGAACCGTGTGAGATGGGCTCACTCTGGTAAAGAGATTGCCACTGGAGACTCGGAGGGACAGGTGCAGGTCTACGACGTAGGGGAG CAAATCTGCGTGCCGAAGGCCGACGAGTGGACGCGCTTCGTCAGGACGCTGGCTGAGATCAACGAGAACCGAGATGAAGCTGAGGAACTGGCCAACGTCTGA
- the LOC144526216 gene encoding dynein, cytoplasmic 1, intermediate chain 2a-like isoform X2 produces the protein MSDKSELKAELERKKQRIAQIREEKKRKEEEKKKKDGDSKRGVEAGSSAGHEDSDLERKRREAEALLQSVGITPDIAHVPAPMSPSNKSVGSDAGSQDSGDGNAGPRTLHWDPDPSTLQLHSDSELMGRGAVRLGMSKVTQVDFVPKEMVSYSKETQTPTTEALTHTDQKADEEEDEDTTASPTAEDTQDEKDEHGQEQEEDTPKELTEEEKLQVLHSEEFLSFFERGSRIVERALAEHVDVCFDYSGRDLEDKEGDLQAGAKLVLNRQFADERWTKNRVVTCLDWSPQYPELLVASYNNNEDAPHEPDGVALVWNLKYKKATPEYIFHCQSEVMSAGFAKFHPNLVVGGTYSGQIVLWDNRSNKRTPVQRTPLSAAAHTHPVYCVNVVGTQNANNLISISTDGKMCSWSLDMLSQPQDSLELVFKQSKAVAVTSMAFPLGDVNNFVVGSEDGSVYTACRHGSKAGITEVFEGHHGPVTGLSCHSAGGPVDFSHLFISSSFDWTVKLWSTKSTRPLYSFEDSCDYVYDAMWSPTHPALFACVDLAGRLDLWNLNNDTEVPTASVCVEGASALNRVRWAHSGKEIATGDSEGQVQVYDVGEQICVPKADEWTRFVRTLAEINENRDEAEELANV, from the exons ATGTCTGACAAGAGTGAGCTGAAGGCTGAACTGGAGAGGAAGAAGCAACGGATCGCCCAGATtcgagaggagaagaagagaaaagaagaggagaagaaaaagaaggat GGAGACTCGAAGCGTGGCGTTGAGGCGGGGTCCTCAGCTGGTCATGAAGACTCTGACctagagaggaagaggagggaggcagAGGCGCTGCTGCAGAGTGTCGGCATCACACCTGACATAGCCCACG TCCCCGCCCCCATGTCTCCCTCCAACAAATCAGTGGGCAGCGATGCAGGAAGCCAAGATTCTGGGGATGGAAACGCAGgaccaag GACATTGCATTGGGATCCTGACCCCTCTACTCTGCAACTCCACTCCGACTCTGAGCTGATGGG acgtGGAGCAGTGAGGCTGGGAATGTCCAAAGTGACCCAGGTGGACTTTGTCCCAAAGGAAATGGTGTCCTACTCCAAAGAAACACAGACACCTACCACCGAGGCACTGACACACACCGATCAAAAAGCAG atgaggaagaggatgaggatACAACTGCTTCCCCAACAGCAGAGGATACCCAGGATGAGAAAGATGAACACGGTCAAGAGCAGGAGGAGG ACACTCCCAAAGAGCTGACAGAAGAAGAGAAGCTGCAGGTCCTGCACTCTGAGGAATTCCTGTCGTTTTTCGAGCGAGGCAGCAGAATTGTGGAGAGAGCTCTGGCTGAGCACGTGGACGTCTGCTTCGACTACAGCGGCAGAGATCTAGAGGATAAGGAGGG TGATTTGCAGGCAGGTGCAAAGCTGGTTCTGAACAGACAGTTTGCAGATGAGCGCTGGACTAAAAACAGAGTGGTCACCTGTCTGGACTGGTCACCTCAG TATCCAGAGCTGCTGGTGGCTTCATATAACAACAACGAGGACGCTCCCCATGAGCCTGATGGAGTGGCATTGGTCTGGAACCTGAAGTACAAGAAGGCCACACCTGAGTACATCTTCCACTGCCAG TCAGAGGTGATGTCAGCCGGGTTTGCAAAGTTCCACCCCAACCTGGTGGTGGGTGGGACGTACTCCGGACAGATTGTCTTATGGGACAACAGGAGCAACAAGCGCACCCCTGTCCAGAGAACCCCCCTGTCCGCAGCTGCACACACA CACCCAGTCTACTGCGTGAACGTGGTGGGAACCCAAAATGCTAACAACCTGATCAGCATTTCCACTGATGGCAAAATGTGCTCCTGGAGCCTGGACATGCTCTCCCAGCCACAG GACAGTCTGGAGCTGGTGTTCAAACAGAGCAAAGCGGTGGCCGTCACCTCCATGGCCTTCCCTCTGGGCGACGTGAACAACTTTGTGGTGGGGAGCGAGGACGGCTCGGTCTACACGGCCTGTCGCCACGGGAG taaagCGGGTATCACAGAGGTGTTTGAGGGCCATCACGGCCCTGTCACGGGGCTGAGCTGTCACAGCGCCGGAGGACCCGTAGACTTCTCGCATctcttcatctcctcctcctttgaCTGGACCGTCAAACTCTGGAGCACTAAG AGTACCCGTCCGTTGTACTCGTTCGAGGACAGTTGTGACTACGTCTATGATGCCATGTGGTCTCCGACACACCCTGCTCTGTTTGCTTGCGTGGACCTAGCTGGACGTCTGGACCTGTGGAACCTCAACAATGACACAGAA gtTCCCAccgcgagtgtgtgtgtggagggcgCTTCAGCACTGAACCGTGTGAGATGGGCTCACTCTGGTAAAGAGATTGCCACTGGAGACTCGGAGGGACAGGTGCAGGTCTACGACGTAGGGGAG CAAATCTGCGTGCCGAAGGCCGACGAGTGGACGCGCTTCGTCAGGACGCTGGCTGAGATCAACGAGAACCGAGATGAAGCTGAGGAACTGGCCAACGTCTGA
- the LOC144526216 gene encoding dynein, cytoplasmic 1, intermediate chain 2a-like isoform X1: MSDKSELKAELERKKQRIAQIREEKKRKEEEKKKKDGDSKRGVEAGSSAGHEDSDLERKRREAEALLQSVGITPDIAHAQPLRVVTEDTCLFHYLVPAPMSPSNKSVGSDAGSQDSGDGNAGPRTLHWDPDPSTLQLHSDSELMGRGAVRLGMSKVTQVDFVPKEMVSYSKETQTPTTEALTHTDQKADEEEDEDTTASPTAEDTQDEKDEHGQEQEEDTPKELTEEEKLQVLHSEEFLSFFERGSRIVERALAEHVDVCFDYSGRDLEDKEGDLQAGAKLVLNRQFADERWTKNRVVTCLDWSPQYPELLVASYNNNEDAPHEPDGVALVWNLKYKKATPEYIFHCQSEVMSAGFAKFHPNLVVGGTYSGQIVLWDNRSNKRTPVQRTPLSAAAHTHPVYCVNVVGTQNANNLISISTDGKMCSWSLDMLSQPQDSLELVFKQSKAVAVTSMAFPLGDVNNFVVGSEDGSVYTACRHGSKAGITEVFEGHHGPVTGLSCHSAGGPVDFSHLFISSSFDWTVKLWSTKSTRPLYSFEDSCDYVYDAMWSPTHPALFACVDLAGRLDLWNLNNDTEVPTASVCVEGASALNRVRWAHSGKEIATGDSEGQVQVYDVGEQICVPKADEWTRFVRTLAEINENRDEAEELANV; encoded by the exons ATGTCTGACAAGAGTGAGCTGAAGGCTGAACTGGAGAGGAAGAAGCAACGGATCGCCCAGATtcgagaggagaagaagagaaaagaagaggagaagaaaaagaaggat GGAGACTCGAAGCGTGGCGTTGAGGCGGGGTCCTCAGCTGGTCATGAAGACTCTGACctagagaggaagaggagggaggcagAGGCGCTGCTGCAGAGTGTCGGCATCACACCTGACATAGCCCACG CTCAGCCCCTGAGGGTAGTAACAGAAGATACGTGTCTGTTTCACTACCTAGTCCCCGCCCCCATGTCTCCCTCCAACAAATCAGTGGGCAGCGATGCAGGAAGCCAAGATTCTGGGGATGGAAACGCAGgaccaag GACATTGCATTGGGATCCTGACCCCTCTACTCTGCAACTCCACTCCGACTCTGAGCTGATGGG acgtGGAGCAGTGAGGCTGGGAATGTCCAAAGTGACCCAGGTGGACTTTGTCCCAAAGGAAATGGTGTCCTACTCCAAAGAAACACAGACACCTACCACCGAGGCACTGACACACACCGATCAAAAAGCAG atgaggaagaggatgaggatACAACTGCTTCCCCAACAGCAGAGGATACCCAGGATGAGAAAGATGAACACGGTCAAGAGCAGGAGGAGG ACACTCCCAAAGAGCTGACAGAAGAAGAGAAGCTGCAGGTCCTGCACTCTGAGGAATTCCTGTCGTTTTTCGAGCGAGGCAGCAGAATTGTGGAGAGAGCTCTGGCTGAGCACGTGGACGTCTGCTTCGACTACAGCGGCAGAGATCTAGAGGATAAGGAGGG TGATTTGCAGGCAGGTGCAAAGCTGGTTCTGAACAGACAGTTTGCAGATGAGCGCTGGACTAAAAACAGAGTGGTCACCTGTCTGGACTGGTCACCTCAG TATCCAGAGCTGCTGGTGGCTTCATATAACAACAACGAGGACGCTCCCCATGAGCCTGATGGAGTGGCATTGGTCTGGAACCTGAAGTACAAGAAGGCCACACCTGAGTACATCTTCCACTGCCAG TCAGAGGTGATGTCAGCCGGGTTTGCAAAGTTCCACCCCAACCTGGTGGTGGGTGGGACGTACTCCGGACAGATTGTCTTATGGGACAACAGGAGCAACAAGCGCACCCCTGTCCAGAGAACCCCCCTGTCCGCAGCTGCACACACA CACCCAGTCTACTGCGTGAACGTGGTGGGAACCCAAAATGCTAACAACCTGATCAGCATTTCCACTGATGGCAAAATGTGCTCCTGGAGCCTGGACATGCTCTCCCAGCCACAG GACAGTCTGGAGCTGGTGTTCAAACAGAGCAAAGCGGTGGCCGTCACCTCCATGGCCTTCCCTCTGGGCGACGTGAACAACTTTGTGGTGGGGAGCGAGGACGGCTCGGTCTACACGGCCTGTCGCCACGGGAG taaagCGGGTATCACAGAGGTGTTTGAGGGCCATCACGGCCCTGTCACGGGGCTGAGCTGTCACAGCGCCGGAGGACCCGTAGACTTCTCGCATctcttcatctcctcctcctttgaCTGGACCGTCAAACTCTGGAGCACTAAG AGTACCCGTCCGTTGTACTCGTTCGAGGACAGTTGTGACTACGTCTATGATGCCATGTGGTCTCCGACACACCCTGCTCTGTTTGCTTGCGTGGACCTAGCTGGACGTCTGGACCTGTGGAACCTCAACAATGACACAGAA gtTCCCAccgcgagtgtgtgtgtggagggcgCTTCAGCACTGAACCGTGTGAGATGGGCTCACTCTGGTAAAGAGATTGCCACTGGAGACTCGGAGGGACAGGTGCAGGTCTACGACGTAGGGGAG CAAATCTGCGTGCCGAAGGCCGACGAGTGGACGCGCTTCGTCAGGACGCTGGCTGAGATCAACGAGAACCGAGATGAAGCTGAGGAACTGGCCAACGTCTGA